One window of Phycisphaeraceae bacterium genomic DNA carries:
- a CDS encoding glycosyltransferase family 4 protein: MTPTSRQVESATRHATPRHDAHTEQERAADLSRPNLVILNQYYVPDVASTGHLLHELAVTLAREGVDVSVLTARPSYGPPETWQPCPYREEIDRVHIKRMWTTRFSKDRILGRVLNYVTFTGQLALRVLVGSSPKKVYLYTTNPPFLGTIGGFVSLFRRHTYVMLLHDSYPQVAVWVGTIKKGGLIEKVWHSANRLAYRRADQTIVLCHAAKKLVCDTYNIDPERVHVIPNWADRNKIHPVPKRQTKFAAANGLVEPFTALYSGNLGLYYEFETMLAAAEKLLPEQFRMVFIGSGGRKPWIADQIKSRRLTNSIMLPYQPFETLNDSLNACDANFVTIAKGIEGISFPSKLYSSLAVGKPILALSEPDSELRDVVEKNGVGLWFELGDAEGLANGIRSLIADPGAALAMGRRARELFERDYTRQTAGQKYADVFRLADPAKPRRNKHRAETATKNA; this comes from the coding sequence GTGACACCCACCTCCCGGCAAGTCGAATCCGCAACCCGCCACGCGACACCCAGGCACGACGCGCACACCGAGCAGGAACGCGCCGCGGACCTCTCGCGACCCAACCTCGTCATCCTCAACCAGTACTACGTCCCAGACGTCGCCTCCACAGGACACCTCCTCCACGAACTCGCCGTCACCCTCGCACGCGAGGGCGTCGACGTCTCCGTCCTCACCGCTCGACCCTCCTACGGACCGCCGGAGACCTGGCAGCCCTGCCCCTACCGCGAAGAGATCGATCGCGTCCACATCAAACGCATGTGGACCACACGCTTCAGCAAAGACCGCATCCTCGGACGCGTCCTCAACTACGTCACCTTCACAGGCCAACTCGCCCTCCGAGTCCTCGTCGGATCGAGCCCGAAAAAGGTCTACCTCTACACCACCAACCCCCCCTTCCTCGGCACCATCGGCGGCTTCGTCTCCCTCTTCCGAAGACACACCTACGTCATGCTCCTCCACGACTCATACCCCCAGGTCGCCGTATGGGTCGGCACCATCAAGAAGGGCGGCTTGATCGAGAAGGTCTGGCACAGCGCCAACCGCCTCGCCTATCGACGCGCCGACCAGACCATCGTCCTCTGCCACGCCGCCAAAAAACTCGTCTGCGACACTTACAACATCGATCCAGAACGCGTCCACGTCATCCCCAACTGGGCCGATCGCAACAAAATACACCCAGTCCCCAAGCGCCAAACAAAGTTCGCCGCGGCCAACGGTCTCGTCGAGCCCTTCACCGCCCTCTACTCCGGAAACCTCGGACTCTACTACGAATTCGAAACCATGCTCGCCGCCGCAGAGAAACTCCTCCCCGAGCAGTTCCGCATGGTCTTCATCGGATCCGGCGGCAGAAAGCCCTGGATCGCCGACCAGATCAAGAGCCGCAGACTCACCAACTCGATCATGCTCCCCTACCAGCCCTTCGAGACACTCAACGACTCACTCAACGCCTGCGACGCGAACTTCGTCACCATCGCCAAAGGCATCGAGGGAATCAGCTTCCCATCCAAGCTCTACTCCTCACTCGCCGTCGGCAAGCCCATCCTCGCCCTCTCCGAGCCCGACTCCGAACTCCGCGATGTCGTCGAGAAGAACGGCGTCGGGCTCTGGTTCGAACTCGGCGACGCCGAAGGGCTGGCCAATGGCATCCGCTCGCTCATCGCCGATCCCGGTGCCGCGCTCGCCATGGGACGAAGAGCCCGCGAGCTCTTCGAACGCGACTACACGCGCCAGACCGCCGGCCAGAAGTACGCCGACGTCTTCCGCCTCGCCGATCCCGCCAAGCCCCGGCGCAACAAGCACCGCGCGGAAACCGCCACGAAGAACGCATGA
- the lysS gene encoding lysine--tRNA ligase, translated as MSENQPGHPNDPAVVHPDQTMHPLEAQRRANREVASGLGVNPYGERVDGLLSLAEAAARYDEQADTEQKAGGKEPGFVDRRPVVRVAGRVMLLRDNGKLLWVNLRDASGDLQVAISQRDCGERGFALAKAMDLGDIVVAEGPLTKTRTGEVTVWASSVMPGAKCLLPPPEKHAGLSDPELRYRMRYVDMWANPETTKVFQLRSRIVSLVRRVLDGMGYMEVETPMLQTLAGGAAARPFKTHMNALDISLFMRIAPELYLKRLLVGGLPRVYEINRNFRNEGLDARHNPEFTMLELYHAFGDMETVMGVTEWLVREAAKAAAREQGVAAEEGAGGGVALPFGEMVIDYGSPFARVRYGELFKRALGVEMGDRGAVARLAAEKRVKAKDEKGVALDHWLIVNNLFEEFAEPTLDHARPTFITHYPSAISPLTRPNREDPTVADRADLFIGGMEIAPHYTELNDPDVQAAKFREQLAGLDDEESTFRTFDEDFVNALKVGMPPAGGMGLGIDRLVMLLTNQRTIRDVVLFPLMRPLDAGASRE; from the coding sequence ATGAGCGAGAACCAGCCCGGCCATCCGAACGATCCCGCGGTTGTCCATCCGGACCAGACGATGCATCCGCTGGAGGCGCAGCGTCGCGCAAATCGCGAGGTGGCGTCGGGGCTGGGTGTGAATCCGTACGGGGAGCGGGTGGATGGGTTGCTGTCGCTCGCGGAGGCGGCGGCGCGGTATGACGAGCAGGCGGATACGGAGCAGAAGGCCGGGGGGAAGGAGCCGGGGTTTGTCGATCGGCGTCCGGTGGTGAGGGTTGCGGGTCGGGTGATGCTGCTGCGGGACAACGGGAAGTTGCTGTGGGTCAACCTGCGGGATGCGTCGGGGGACCTGCAGGTTGCGATCAGCCAGAGGGACTGCGGGGAGCGGGGGTTTGCGCTGGCGAAGGCGATGGATCTGGGGGACATCGTGGTGGCGGAGGGGCCGCTGACGAAGACGAGGACGGGGGAGGTGACGGTGTGGGCGTCGAGCGTGATGCCGGGGGCGAAGTGTCTGTTGCCGCCACCGGAGAAGCACGCGGGGCTCTCTGATCCGGAATTGCGGTATCGGATGCGGTATGTGGATATGTGGGCGAACCCGGAGACGACGAAGGTCTTCCAGTTGCGCTCGCGGATCGTGTCGCTGGTGCGGCGTGTGCTCGACGGGATGGGGTACATGGAGGTCGAGACGCCGATGCTGCAGACATTGGCGGGGGGCGCTGCAGCGCGGCCGTTCAAGACGCACATGAACGCGCTGGATATCTCGCTGTTCATGCGGATCGCGCCGGAGCTGTATCTGAAGAGGTTGCTGGTGGGGGGATTGCCTCGCGTGTACGAGATCAACCGGAACTTCAGGAACGAGGGGCTGGATGCGCGGCACAATCCTGAGTTCACGATGCTGGAGCTGTATCACGCGTTCGGGGACATGGAGACGGTGATGGGGGTGACGGAGTGGTTGGTGCGCGAAGCGGCGAAGGCCGCGGCGCGCGAGCAGGGGGTGGCGGCGGAGGAGGGTGCGGGTGGGGGTGTTGCGTTGCCGTTTGGTGAGATGGTGATTGATTATGGATCGCCGTTTGCGCGGGTGAGGTATGGAGAGTTGTTCAAGAGGGCTCTGGGTGTGGAGATGGGTGATCGGGGCGCGGTGGCGCGGCTCGCGGCGGAGAAGCGTGTGAAGGCGAAGGACGAGAAGGGAGTCGCGCTCGATCACTGGCTGATCGTGAACAATCTCTTCGAGGAGTTCGCGGAGCCGACGCTGGATCACGCGAGGCCGACGTTCATCACGCATTATCCGAGCGCGATCTCGCCATTGACGAGGCCGAATCGCGAGGATCCGACGGTGGCGGATCGTGCGGACCTGTTTATTGGCGGGATGGAGATTGCGCCGCACTACACGGAGTTGAACGATCCGGATGTGCAGGCGGCGAAGTTCAGGGAGCAGTTGGCGGGGCTGGATGATGAGGAGTCGACGTTCAGGACGTTCGACGAGGACTTTGTCAATGCGCTGAAGGTGGGGATGCCGCCCGCGGGCGGGATGGGGCTGGGGATTGATCGGCTGGTGATGCTGCTGACGAATCAGCGGACGATCCGTGATGTGGTGCTGTTCCCGCTGATGCGGCCCTTGGATGCGGGTGCGTCGAGGGAGTGA
- the pyrE gene encoding orotate phosphoribosyltransferase → MTREQLARAIAECALLRGTFTLRSGRTSSYYLDKYLFSTRPEILVHLGVLFSERVASYPGEPVVRLAGAELGGIPLVTAASLRSGLPCLFVRNAKKGYGTAKQLEGRVERGDRVVLLEDVATTGGQALEAVGVLREAGAEVVGIIATIDRQEGARENVEAAGIRFDALFTKADLGIEE, encoded by the coding sequence ATGACGAGGGAACAGCTTGCACGGGCGATCGCGGAGTGCGCCCTTCTGCGGGGGACATTCACGCTTCGCTCGGGTCGGACGTCGTCGTATTACCTGGACAAGTACTTGTTCTCGACGCGTCCGGAGATTCTGGTGCATCTGGGGGTGTTGTTTTCTGAGCGGGTGGCTTCGTATCCCGGCGAGCCGGTGGTGCGGCTTGCGGGGGCGGAGTTGGGAGGGATTCCTCTTGTGACGGCGGCTTCGTTGCGGAGCGGGCTGCCGTGTCTGTTCGTGCGGAACGCGAAGAAGGGGTACGGCACGGCGAAGCAACTGGAGGGGAGGGTCGAGCGCGGGGATCGGGTGGTGCTGCTGGAGGATGTGGCGACGACGGGGGGGCAGGCGTTGGAGGCGGTGGGCGTGTTGAGGGAGGCGGGCGCGGAGGTTGTGGGGATCATCGCGACGATCGACCGGCAGGAGGGCGCGAGAGAGAATGTTGAAGCCGCGGGGATTCGGTTCGATGCGCTGTTCACGAAGGCGGATCTGGGGATTGAGGAGTGA
- a CDS encoding sulfotransferase domain-containing protein translates to MSTTTTLENLARKYLPPSGARLAKRFAVWPRYRAQAKACREGFRLHGQKYTQPVLFVAGLPKSGTTWLEKMISSYPGFHELLIPEVAAHELATGGSHDYELPDNMFERFKDMLVLTKMHVHGSPHNADVLRRAGVRYAILFRDLRDVAVSNYFYVRNTPWHGDHPHYAGKSVEDGLLVFAERTLAPYAHWVRSWNKNRDPNASVILRYEQMLADPRSSVRQVADLFDLPRDEQTIQSLVDRFSFKNMSGGRDRGEQSATQFVRKGVAGDWVNHFTPRVRDAFKQRAGDFFIEFGYEKDLNW, encoded by the coding sequence ATGAGCACGACGACCACGCTCGAGAATCTTGCGCGGAAATACCTTCCCCCCTCCGGCGCGCGCCTGGCGAAGCGATTCGCCGTCTGGCCCAGATACCGCGCACAGGCAAAGGCATGCCGCGAGGGCTTCAGACTCCACGGACAGAAGTACACACAGCCCGTCCTCTTCGTCGCCGGGTTGCCCAAGAGCGGCACAACCTGGCTCGAAAAAATGATCTCCTCCTATCCCGGCTTCCATGAGCTCCTCATCCCCGAGGTCGCGGCACACGAGCTCGCCACCGGCGGCTCACACGACTACGAACTCCCCGACAACATGTTCGAGCGCTTCAAGGACATGCTCGTCCTCACCAAGATGCACGTCCACGGCTCGCCCCACAACGCCGATGTCCTCAGGCGCGCCGGCGTCCGCTACGCCATCCTCTTCCGCGATCTCCGCGACGTCGCCGTCTCCAACTACTTCTACGTGCGCAACACCCCATGGCACGGCGACCACCCCCACTACGCCGGAAAGAGCGTCGAGGACGGCCTCCTCGTCTTCGCCGAACGCACGCTCGCACCATACGCCCATTGGGTCCGCTCCTGGAACAAGAACCGCGACCCGAACGCCTCGGTCATCCTCCGATACGAGCAGATGCTCGCCGATCCGCGCAGCTCCGTCCGGCAGGTCGCCGACCTCTTCGACCTCCCGCGCGACGAACAGACCATCCAGTCACTCGTCGATCGCTTCAGTTTCAAGAACATGTCCGGCGGACGCGACAGAGGCGAGCAGAGCGCGACCCAGTTCGTCCGAAAGGGTGTCGCAGGAGACTGGGTCAACCACTTCACGCCCCGCGTCCGCGACGCCTTCAAGCAACGCGCCGGTGACTTCTTCATCGAGTTCGGCTACGAGAAGGATCTGAATTGGTGA
- a CDS encoding DUF2817 domain-containing protein, producing MGESRAGESAACRPGSGMGWRGVMGVGGRVGRRGRMCVVGLVCAIALGMGVGGCAGKKREPDELKAAELADSDVWRTIGFSVSGRSIEAITVGDGPRRVLVVGGIHGDEREALPSIGRLTEQLSREPAAGAATWRVIRDLNPDGSALERRGNSRNVDLNRNFPARNFEKRDRHGDKPFSEPEAELLASVVRFDQPDLIVIFHSTSYGPFVNFDGPALGFARAFADGAAATDPRWRIVPEMSYATPGSLGSYFGQDQGIPVLTIEFKRHQDVVEVWRAIESGFASLARHLVSVRIEEGLR from the coding sequence ATGGGTGAGTCAAGAGCGGGTGAGTCGGCAGCGTGTCGGCCGGGGAGCGGGATGGGTTGGAGGGGTGTGATGGGTGTGGGCGGGCGTGTTGGTAGACGGGGACGGATGTGTGTTGTGGGTTTGGTGTGCGCGATCGCGCTGGGGATGGGGGTGGGCGGCTGCGCCGGGAAGAAGCGAGAGCCAGACGAGTTGAAGGCGGCGGAGCTGGCGGACAGCGACGTGTGGCGGACGATCGGTTTTTCGGTGAGCGGGCGTTCGATCGAGGCGATCACGGTGGGGGATGGGCCGCGGCGGGTGCTGGTGGTGGGCGGGATCCACGGGGATGAGCGTGAGGCGTTGCCGAGCATCGGGCGCCTGACCGAGCAGTTGTCGCGTGAGCCGGCGGCGGGCGCGGCGACGTGGCGTGTGATCCGCGATCTGAATCCGGATGGTTCTGCGCTGGAGCGTCGGGGGAACTCTCGGAACGTGGATCTGAATCGGAACTTTCCGGCACGGAATTTCGAGAAGCGCGACCGTCACGGGGACAAGCCGTTCTCGGAGCCGGAGGCGGAGTTGCTCGCGAGTGTGGTGCGGTTCGATCAGCCGGATCTGATCGTGATCTTTCATTCGACCTCATACGGTCCGTTCGTGAACTTTGATGGTCCTGCGCTGGGGTTTGCGCGGGCGTTCGCGGATGGTGCGGCGGCGACCGACCCGCGGTGGCGGATCGTTCCTGAGATGTCGTACGCGACGCCGGGTTCGCTGGGGAGTTACTTCGGGCAGGACCAGGGGATTCCGGTTCTGACGATCGAGTTCAAGCGTCATCAGGATGTGGTGGAGGTGTGGCGTGCGATCGAGAGCGGATTCGCGTCCTTGGCGCGTCACCTTGTGTCGGTGCGGATCGAGGAGGGGCTAAGGTGA